Proteins encoded together in one Bradyrhizobium sp. PSBB068 window:
- a CDS encoding FecR domain-containing protein — MIESDQHHDELSALEREAHAWIRRLTSGEARASDAAALRRWCGQSPAHAAAFSEASRFWKAFGPAGQSLLADSRTTGRRAPAGGRTAITSRRAIIGGALAATAAGIMVVHPPLDLWPSLFELRADYRTGVGEQREVAVVDGVAVQMNTRTSISLGSGAASGTVELIAGEASFKVADRRAETFSVIAAGGRTTSTGAQFDVRVDGASVCVTCLANEAHVEHLAQQVVLKSRQRVTYGDGGFGDVVAIDPSIAAAWQQGLIICNMTPLAEVIGELNRYRSGRIVLLNAEFGRSPVNGRFRIDRPDEALLQIERAFGIRARSLPGGLVLLS, encoded by the coding sequence ATGATTGAGAGCGACCAACATCACGACGAGCTTTCCGCGCTTGAGCGCGAAGCCCATGCCTGGATTCGTCGTCTGACGTCCGGAGAGGCGAGGGCGTCCGACGCGGCGGCCTTGCGGCGCTGGTGCGGCCAGAGCCCGGCGCATGCGGCGGCTTTTTCGGAGGCCAGCCGGTTCTGGAAGGCGTTCGGCCCCGCGGGCCAGAGCCTGCTCGCGGATTCGAGGACGACGGGCCGCCGCGCGCCCGCCGGCGGCAGGACGGCGATCACCAGCCGCCGTGCGATCATCGGAGGTGCGCTGGCGGCCACGGCAGCCGGGATCATGGTGGTGCACCCTCCGCTCGATCTGTGGCCGTCGCTGTTCGAACTGCGCGCTGATTATCGTACCGGCGTCGGCGAGCAGCGCGAGGTGGCCGTGGTGGACGGCGTCGCGGTCCAGATGAACACGCGCACCAGCATCTCGCTCGGATCGGGAGCTGCGTCCGGCACGGTCGAACTGATCGCCGGCGAGGCCTCTTTCAAGGTCGCGGATCGGCGAGCCGAGACATTCAGCGTGATCGCGGCGGGCGGAAGGACCACGTCGACGGGGGCGCAGTTCGACGTGCGCGTCGACGGGGCGAGCGTCTGTGTCACGTGCCTCGCGAACGAAGCGCATGTGGAGCATCTGGCGCAACAAGTCGTTCTCAAGTCCAGGCAGCGCGTCACCTATGGCGATGGCGGATTTGGCGATGTCGTCGCGATCGATCCGTCGATTGCCGCCGCCTGGCAACAGGGCCTGATCATCTGCAACATGACACCGTTGGCGGAGGTGATCGGGGAATTGAACAGATACCGCTCCGGCCGCATCGTGCTGCTGAATGCGGAGTTCGGGCGCAGCCCCGTCAACGGTCGTTTCAGGATCGATCGTCCGGACGAGGCCTTGCTGCAGATTGAGCGTGCGTTCGGCATTCGCGCCCGCAGCTTGCCCGGCGGGCTTGTCCTGCTTTCCTAG
- a CDS encoding RNA polymerase sigma factor: MKAADEMSEGESLSKASDHDEAADNESARTLRALLIERYQDLKSRLARRLGSLEWAEDALQDTYLRLNGREIVGDVRNPAAYLLRSAFHVALNQRRADNRRLNAEEVEALLNLADDAPDAVRVISGRSDLERLKQVMAELPPRPRAILLAARLEGLSRQQIARRFGISVSLVEKELRRAQEHCVARFKKIRRPE, encoded by the coding sequence ATGAAGGCGGCCGACGAGATGAGTGAGGGCGAGAGCCTCTCCAAGGCGTCGGATCATGACGAGGCCGCGGACAATGAGAGCGCGCGCACGTTGCGGGCCCTGTTGATCGAGCGCTATCAGGATTTGAAATCGCGCCTTGCGCGTCGACTGGGCTCGCTGGAATGGGCCGAAGACGCGCTGCAGGATACCTATCTGCGCCTGAACGGCCGGGAGATCGTCGGCGATGTCCGCAATCCGGCCGCCTACCTGCTTCGATCCGCCTTCCACGTCGCGCTCAATCAGCGGCGCGCCGACAACCGGCGCCTCAATGCGGAAGAGGTCGAGGCGCTGCTCAATCTGGCGGACGATGCACCCGACGCCGTGCGCGTGATCTCCGGCCGCTCCGATCTCGAAAGGCTCAAGCAGGTGATGGCGGAATTGCCACCGCGGCCGCGGGCCATCCTGCTGGCCGCCAGGCTGGAGGGGCTGTCCCGGCAGCAGATTGCCCGGCGCTTCGGCATTTCCGTGAGCCTGGTGGAGAAGGAATTGCGGAGGGCGCAGGAGCATTGCGTCGCCCGTTTCAAGAAAATCCGGCGCCCGGAGTAG